CTCGTTGCTAGATCAAGGTGCATTTTAAGTTCAGTTAGTCAAGTGATTTAAAAATGTCAATAGTTTGAGAATGAAACTTACTGAGTTTAGtggtatttttaatatttctctcGTTACTTTTTATAACTcttcttatatattttcaaacatttaattttatacttttcaaGAACATATTTCAgattcacataaaataaaatcaaaggaGTATTATTTTAGCTTGGGTAGTGACATCATACAACATTTTTGCAAGATAATTATTACCTTTTTGTAGCAGCTAGGTAATGTTCTTTTCATGCCAAGCTAACACTGTGGTTTTTGAAATTGACAAATTAATTTCCCCACTTTTAGAGAAAGACTTAATGGGGCCATTTAAGTTCATTATTACAGGAGTAAGATTAAGATAACCAATGGCCGAGAGTTTTTAGgattcaaaatatgaatatgcTAAAGTTATAGTGATTCAACGCCTActatttattgataaaatattaattttgaccttaatatataaatcataatttttcaacaaagGGATATCGAAAGAGCCTCTTCAGGTACCCTATCTCCACTAGCATTACAACAAGTATACCATTTAATGATGCATGGGTAAAGTCAAATGTATGACGTTTTCCAAGCCTTTAACATGAAGCAAAAATACTGCTCCACAATCCGAGTTGAAATTAATTTCACGGAATACGTGTCACCTCCCTAGAAACATGTATTAGGTATAAATTCTGtctatcaaaataaatagattGAAAAAATAACCTTAGGTTGTCTACGTTGAAAATTGAACATGAGACCTCATAATGTACATATCTAACCTTTCTTTTGTGGCAATAATTATACTGTATGGTCGTTGTAACAGGATATGGATTACTCAAGAGATGTCAACCAGATGAGATATCATCAGGGATAAGATCTGTGGATGTGACATAATGATTGACCATCATGGGCCACTTGGAATAGAAAAAACAagcaattaaaagaaaattcaaaagggAAAATCCCAGATTTTCTGGCTACTTGCTCTCCCAAAAAGGTGATGTATATCAACTCCAAGTCCATAGGGAAAGTAATTGAATAGAAATTGGCACTTTGAAAGAAACATCAGAGtgtttttgggggggggggggtagttGGACAGCTGAGGTGGGACATCCAAGTATAGATTGACTGACGTAAACAAACACTCAAATGAGGCTGTTCGTTTACAAAATCTAGTCGATCCCTACTTGATTGAGACTGAGACGAAGTCGTAATTGTTTGTTTACAAGAATTTCAAGAATATATAGATaaaggagttttttttttttgttttactacTGTAAAGATTTTCCTAGGGCTTCTTCACCAAGAAGAAATATGGTGGAGACCAGTTTCTTTGATAAGATGGCAGTGTATTCTGTTGTCAGTGACAAACACAGTGTCTTAGGAATACTATTTGACATGTATTCAAAGCAACTAACAGTTTAAACagcttaattcattttgttcaaCACTCTGTTCAATGTACTACTattacttgtatatgttttgaTGATTCCTATGAAAGAACTGTTGAAAAGACTCATCAATCTAACCCGTGAACTCTAAGTTCAATTCTCAAGAAGCATGTCAAAAGTAAAAAATCAAAGACCTTTTCCATCAAACATTACAAACAGTAATACTAATCTATTTCATTCAATCACAACTTGACTATTTAGAAAGCTTAAAACTGAACAAACTAGGTTTCTGCTAAGGTAACATTCTTGTCTCGATAGTTGATGCCGACAGTTTAATGGATGAGATAGCAAAGAGAGTTGCTGGACTCTACAGAAGCCATTACGAAGCGCCATTAGCTACCCAAGGTGCTAATAACCAGCCTCCCTCTCCTCTTATTACTAGTGATGGTGTCAGGATTATCCTGTGCATATTTAGATTTTAACTTCTCACCAATATAAGTATTGAGTAATTTCGCCACAAAACTTAGATAGATAAGAAAGATGAAATCACTCTACCAATGTGTTGGAAAGAAGATCATCAAAAGGAAGAATGAATGGAAAGAGAGCAAAATTAAAGCAGTGCCCAGAAGCTGATAGCACACTCAAGTATTGTTCATGTATATCATCTGCATTCTAGTAATGTGCAAAAATGAGAAATAGATACTCCTTAAAGTGATTACTCGAAAGAAACGAGGGAGGACATTGAACAAGTTCTTGCAGTTGGTATTGCAAAAGATAAACTCACAAATTGTCATTAGAATTTCAAGTTAGTCCTTTGGAATTGGATGCATCAGTGTCTTTGGAAGATTTCGAGTCTTCAGTTTTCTCCATTGTTTGTTGGATACCTTCTTGATATCCTTGTATGAAACTTTTGAGTGCATCTTTATATGCAGAAGCTCTTGTCATGTAAACTCGTTGCAGTGCTGGTCGTAGTGTCTCCATTCCACCTCTTGCAGCCACAGCTACGGACAAAACATGCAGTTGTTTCATAACTCTATTTAGAAACAATTTCAACATGACTGAACAAAACGTTGTGCAATCGTTTTATGGTTATGAGAAACTTTCAGCATATGTTATTGCAGAGTTTTTGGTGAACTAGGACCTCAGAGATTcggttaaaatttaaaaagatcaaaatagaATACACTTATCCATGAAAGCTTACACACCATGCTTATAATTCCATCCAAAGAAGACTATGTGGAGGGTCAAGAAAACAAGGTGACTAGCTGAAATTCAGTAATAAAATCAACATACAGGACAAATGATAACCACTAAAACGAAATGTAAAATCAAATAATCATATATGTAAAGCAAGAAAATATAACTATAATCGCAAACAACTACTGTGTGCTTCATTTAAGGAAACATGAAGCTTCACTTTTCACTTCAAGCCCTATAGACCTTGTCACTTTTATGCACTTTTTGCTTTTAATATCACCAACTCCTACCATTCAAACCCGAAAGAAGTAGAAAGGATGTTTTGGAATGTGTATTCAGACAtattgttcacctctaatgatccAACAATCATACCATGAAAGACAACTAGTGAGGTATCTCACCTAAATCCTCCAATGTTGAGGGTTCCTTCTCTTTTCCATTACCATCCAACTCGCCTTCAATCTCACGCTTCTTTTTGTAATCATTGGGTCGAAGTTCAGGACCAATGTCCCTCACCCAGCTTGCAGCATAAAGCCTAGACGCTTCCTTAAGCACCTGAATCAATACTACCAAGATTAGACAGTAACATTACCAGAAAGACAGAAAAATAAAACGAACACTCACAAGATAGCGCTCCTTCAAAGATAGTTTCCTGCGTTTTTTGAAGTGAGGAGGGTCCGGTAAAGATGAAGGAAAAGCAATCTCTTTCAGATCATATCGAACATAATCTGATACTTTCCTCCAAACTACCTTCAACTTCATTCTGAGTCCTGAAGTACCATTACATATAATGCGTAAACTCCAAAGTTAGTACATGATCAAACAACATACATACACGCGTTAACAATCCAAACTACGCCACTAGACTTGAGGCAAAATTCACGATGAATCAAAATATGATCAAACCGTCTTCAGACATTCATCACAAAATCAATTCTAACATGCAAAAGTCATTTATGAGacttacaaataaattttttgatgtTAACAATCTACCAATCAAGGAAATAATTACACACACTTCTGTTAAAACAAAATGGCAAATGTAACTATAAACAGATCAACTTTGTTGCAAGTTCAATCATGTATACAAAATACATTCCAGTAAACAAGACttcattccaaaaaaaaatcacatgttTGTGCATCTTCTCTTTCAGGCAAATCACCAAACACATTGTCATCACAAATGAACTGTACACAATTCATATTCCAAAATACACAATTAAGGGGAAATCTCAGCTGCACACTTGATTAACTACCTATAATTTTCTCCAAAATAAGCTATCTGAATTTTCACCCAAATTAGCTATCTGAATTTTCGCCTTAAAGACATGATTTGGCAGCTTGTAATCCCTATCTaacccaatttttttaaaataatgtgcATATTTATTATCGATAACTTACCAATAGTGAAGCAGCTCCGCCAAAAAGAGATTGGGGAAAGATGGATACTGGAGTCGGACCTTCGTTCATTCGAAACCCAATAGAAAGAATAaagtattttgaaaattaaagtataaatattgatgaatttatttaaaattacagagaaaaaaaaagtcttttttaactatttttaatgaataaaatttaaaagtatgaactttaaaaattttatgtcaaaGTTAGATATCaacaaatacaatataatattgtGAATTATATTGTTGCAATTCGCGTAATATATTCTTGAATAGAAACGTACTTAAATGATTTTATGGTaccttaaattaattcaaaCTTAATGCTCTAGCCATATACATAATAATGCCCCAATTCGAGAAGACACAAGACATTCAAAAATTACTTGTAAAACTTCAAGAAAGATAAATATTAAGGAAAAACGTAATAACTTatgattatttaaattgaatagAGTCGAGGGAtgtctataaataaaataacgaAAGAAAGAATAAGTTACTCAGTTAATATTGATCCGTTCAAATTTAGTTCAATTATTCATTTGTCACTTTTTACTCCTGAGCTTGATTTGTAAGGTAATACATAAACTACTTCGCTATAATAAAATCCTAATACAAAATTACTGATGATCGAATTTAGTATGAAATCATACATAAACAATAGTTGAAATCAATGGCTTTTCGAAGATTGAAATCAAATTGACCCTTGTGAACAATTTAATACACAAAAATACTTTGTCTCATGCTgccatttttttaagttttaagtaCCAAAGATATATGTCATTACTGAAtaatcaaactttaaatttaattctATAATAGATTAATGTAAGATAGGAGAAAGCGGGACCAAAACGATGACTGACAcagttatattgtattttttactttaattttatatcctacaaatttatttttaataatttttaccataaaaaatctgaaaaagaaTGGATAAATAAGTAGTAAACAACATATATTAAATGACCATAAATTAACCTATgaaaacattattatttttacattgaaTAGATTGTGACTCTTTTATAAAGACATTATAGTACATATAATTCACTTTTATCCTTCGTTAGCTATAAATTCAGAGTATTAGCTtaagttttcaaaattaattttctaaacttCTTCTACATACTCtcttataataaatattgaatcttTATGTAATTTGTTATTCATGTCTTTAAGTTTAATAAAACTATTAACGTTTAAGatatcattattttaataaCAAGCGTATATACCTTATCTTcgagaaaaaataattcaatgcaTCAAATACCCAAGGACGCACAATAATATTTGTTAGCTCAAAAGATTAAGTTAACattaatttctcaatttttgagATTACTATTTTGAACACATGATttactaagaaaataaaaaacagtTACACAAGCACCCATTgactttaaaagtaaaaaattcataatacctttttttctgtttttattcttatataatttataacaaTTTGCCAAGTTGAAATATGTGAAGTCACAGATAAATGCATGAACCAACAGGGGTTCAATGCCCATTAACTTAAAATATCACAAAAAGATTCCATTAAAGAGTCAATTAGTCAAACCACTAAGAAAcacaattatatttatttacgGTGTGATCACGTTGAtcctttctttatattttttaatgatcGAAAAATCTATATATAGCTAATTTTTTTGGACCAATGCATCTTCGAAACTCAGAAATGATAAGCTCGTTTTTTTTACTTCTCTAGACTCTACTTAATATCAAAGTTTAGTTTCCTTGATATAGGGTTCAGACATCAAACATGTACTTATAGTAACATATTACTTATTAGTTCCtccgttttaatttatgtagtattttttgaatttaggaattcaaaaaagtttttctttaatagtaattttttatttaacttttagatattttgagttgttatttattgtgatataaaaatattcttacaTAGTTTCTGCAAAtgtgtaaattttatttcaaaaatttaaagattttatgTCTAAATTTACGGTCAAAATTTGAACTATACGACATATATCGAGACAAATATATTACTTCGTCTATCCAAATttgtttgactttttttttatcagtcagaaaaagtgatatatttttatattaaataataatttagttttaaaatgttcattttacttaataaaatgtttttagTCAGACatctatcatttattttatatcataaattttaaaaatcatattttccaTCTTATAATTTAcgttaaatcaaaataattcatataaaatgaaacgaaGAGGATACGTAATAAttcttctattctttctttttttctttaagagaaaagaaagagggttcCACAAGTAAtgcattaataataataattaaaaaaaaaagtttagtaCAATAGTATAATATGCATGACAAATAATGATGTAGACTTTTTGGTCATCGGTATTACTACTCGTACACTCCCTTGTATAGTTGTATttactttcttaattttatcCTAAAAAACTTATGatctaaatattaataaatcctataatatggtttttttttaattcaatgcTGGGGCGACTCTACAGCTTTGCACAAAAAGCAATCGCGTTAGCCCCCAAAATTTGAGGggccttattttttaaaaaaataataggttaaaagttttttttaaaaataatattgaatgttatttgtagaaaataaattttttttatataaaagagtaaagaaataataaaagtttgAGAAATTATGAATACTATGCCTCAAGAGAGATTAAATAATGACTATGATaaactttataaaaatatgtattcaaATCTAAGGCTTccatttaaatttaactttaggCCACCAATTTACTAAAGCCGCTCCTGATTCAATGTACTTGATCTAAgtttttaaatgaattataacaaaaaatagatcaaacaaattaaagaaaaagaataatacgTAGGATTTATATTTGCTCATTCaaatcataagaaaataaacaCAAAGCTAACGTTAAAACACCGGCAATTAACAATATTATTGTGGACTCTGCATGTacttctattattattttattaagaccGTGTACGTAATTCCCCTTCCATTGGCTTCTATTTCAGGACCGCCCACGAAAGCTACGTTTAAGAGTcaagtaattaattataatttgaacgtcaatatttgtttagtttgatatcgttatgattattttattattgtatttttttttcgtatataaattttgttatgttttacttagttgagattttttttatttttttaagattgcGTATTTGTAATCTTgttgaattatattaaatatgttgttattattgatattttagtttatgtaaatatatttaactaGACGTATAGTTTAAAACTCCTAACTAATTTACTTCATAAATAACAGATTATGTAATACACAGAGATGGAGTCAGGATTAAAAATTTGagagttgatgatttgaatCACGATTCtagcataaaaattgaaaagtatCTACATACTATTAATTATGTTTGTTGAAAGTTCACaagttaatatacatatatatttaattaattttttaatatatatctctaaaaaaattattaaatttatccaAACTTATAAATTCCACCTAACTCCGCTCCGATGATTATGGTGAAACCATCATGTATTAAGATTAAAATTCATGTATTCACGAGTCCACGCAGTGGCAGCGACTAACTAAGTTTCCGTAATTATAGAAAATACAAAGGGCCTTTTCCCCAAATATTTCACTTTCCGTTTCCCTTTGCAGGCACCTATAAATACAACACAACTTCAAAGTTCAAACTCTCAACAAGCAAAAATTTCACACTTCTCAAATGACTTCCTCACTCCATAGTCCACCAATCACCACCACTATCACCACCACCGTCACGGAGGAAGATGGCAGCGCAACCGGTTTTGCCGATTTGCATCCATATATCATCGAAGCTCATATACTCACTCGACTCGACGGACCAACTCTAGCTTCCACCAGCTGTTCCTCCTCCACTCTCCACCACCTCTCCTCAGAAAACCACTTATGGTCACGTGTATGCCACTCCACTTGGCCGTCTACCGCCACTCCTCGTATCAGCCACGTCATCTCCACCTTCCCCGACGCCGGTCACCGTACCTTCTTCTCTCAGTCCTTCTCTCACCCTTCCTCCGAGAATAAGCAAATTCACGATGTAGAGTCAGTGAGTTTGACGTCGCTAagatctactatatatataatccTATCAAACTTTTTCTCTGTGTGTTTGTTTGATCGGAATCGGAAACAGTGGATTGTTCAACAGACAAATTCAATTGCAAGCCGTTCATCTTCACCGCCGGAATTAATATCGGCCGTCGATATACACTACAAAAACAAAGCGATTTTCAGTAACGTACAAGAGACTGAAACGACGTCGAGTTGGTTTCAATCCTCGCCGTTCAGAATCGACATGATAGatccaaaggaggtgatttCAACGCCTATCAAACACCCGAGCGACGACGGCACGTGTACGGATCTGATTGATCACATGACGTTGAGTTGGATTTTGATTGATCCGATCGGCCGGCGATCGATAAACCTCTCCTCCTTCAAGTCCGTTTCCGTACAACGGCACTGGTTAACCGGCGAAGTGCAGGTACGTTTTACTTCAATCCTAACCGTTGATCAAAAGAGAGGTCACGTGCAGTGTGATATAGTTGTCACGTGCGGTGGATCTGAGGTAGGAGAAATGCAGGTGAGGGAAGTGTGTTTGGGAGTGGAGGATATGGATGGAACTCATTTGAATGGGAGGGAGAGTTTGGTAATTTTACAAAATGTATTGGAGGGTAAAAGGGGAAATGGAGCTAATAGAGGTGAAATAGGGAGGAAGAGGTATAAAGAGTTTTTGGAAATGAGAagggaaagaaaagagaagaagttgAGGAGAGAAGGGGCATTAGATAGTTTATGTGTTGCATTTGGGATATCAATTTTTGTGGCTTTTTGgtgttttctattttgtttgagtaggtaaaaaaaaagaagagagaaattctaaaaaaaaatctattttatgcAATAAGGAATAAAAATacttgtaattattattttaaagagaGAAAATAGAACAGATTGATGCACAAAAAATTCTGTGTTAATAGGGACGACGAAAAATTGCACAAAAAAATTCTGTGTTAGTCGCTTAACTCATGACCTAtaaattatatgaaagataATTTAAGATAGTAAGTAATACTTGCTTCTTATGCTTCAACGATGTGtaataatactttttttattttctatgagATGAATTATAATCGTACAAatgtatataatttgttttgaatgataataaaaaaattttaaatcttgaatttcATATTCAATCAAATACAATCCTAATCTGAGGAAGTATATTTGATTAAGATAATATAGCttatccttttctttttattcttaagaAGGAATATATTTTATGTCACTAGTGTACAATCTTCGTATAATATCGACATCAATTAATGAAAAGCACAGTTCTACCAAATGCtcaactattgattataattatatatggaCATGTCTACCTCAATTCGATGAAAACAATATAACGCATCATCAATTCtttaatacaattaaataatgtAGGACAACTAGAATGATGTTACATTATGAAAGTTCAAAGTTTACCTAATTCACGAGTTTATGCAGCTCTACAAACACATTAATGTATATTCGTAGAGTAAcgataaaattatctttatgtTTGTGTTATTTATTATGTCACAAAATCAGCAACTAATGCTTGTATTTGGTAGGATAAGCTGCCTACGTCGCAATGTAACTTTCTTGATGCTTTGTACACTGAAGCTAGGGGTGTCAAAAATGAACCCAAACATAGATAACCCCCACATACTTTTAAGGGTCGGTCTCAAGATAATTTTAATTGAGTTCAATCTCAACTCACTCAAGCTTAACCCATTTTAAGAAAATCCTTAATTGAGCccaattcaattttcaatttcaacccGTTTTAAAACTCTTTACTAAAATATGTTCCTATATTAAAGGTataaattattatctatttaacatattttaggatttatcttgttactttttttaaaaaaaaaaatcttgagagaaaatttgaattgtgattataaaagttaaacatCACTATGTTAAAATTATCGAGATTAATCGGGTCAAATTGGGCGGTTTAAGACCCAACCCGTTTTTTAGATCATTTGAACCCAATTCATTTGAGCCCATAGTAAATTTGAGcaggtcaagacccaacccgatTTCTATCTCAACCCATTTTagtatattcaatttcaacccAACCCGTTCATTTGACACCTCTAACTGAAACTATTCTTTCATCACCAAACATGTTTCTTGCCTGCATAGCTAGAGTGGATGCGGACCTTATCTCTCAGTAGACCCTCCGTTCAAGAAAAATATTCCAATTTCCTTGCCTGCACGAAACTTGTAGATAGATGCCTCATCTTTCTCTTTTAGAGAACAGTACATTTCAGCCTTCACAAATTCACATGGAATTTTGTTGGAGTCAAAAAGTAGGctattctttctcttttttcttcgaAACGTAAGGAtgactttttaatttaaaagtgtatttagaattatataaatatgagtTAATGCCACCCACCTACCCACTCAAACCatcgcaaaaaaaaaaaaattcaagggaGAATAGATTAGTGGCAAATCAACTACTGCAAGATTTCCACATATTTCGTTCTAATAGTAGAGTATACATAATgacataattttcatatttgagcCAAACTTGCCATCATTACAATTGCATTACACAATTCTTTCACTCATATTTGAAAAACAACCAACTTCCTTTGACTATTGGTAACTTACTTTGTATAATTCTTGGTTGCCGGCCAAACAAGAAACGACGCTCTCCAGATTAATCATTTTGCAAGAGCAAGGCCTGCAACTCTGGCTGCACTAGAGTCAGAGTGGTCTGTTTGGTAACTCTCATTGTTCTACTGGTGGCTCAGGGGGTCCTCGGGCTATTGGCGTACTGCCACCATCAGTTTTAGGCTTAGCGTAGTCCACAAAGACAACTCGTCCATTAAGAGGCTGCATCATTCAATATACATGATTGAACGATAATGAACATGATAGTACACATCAAAAACAGATACAGCGATAATATGGACATACCTTGCCATTCATTTCTTGCAAGGCCTTCTCCGCTTCATCTTCAGATGCATAGGTGACAAATCCAAAACCCTTGGATCTGTCTGAGACTCTATCCGTCACAATTTTAGCTGACAAATAAAACAAGGTTAAACTGAAGACGTGAAGTCGTACAATATCTAAAAGAGAGCTCAATATTTGTTTGTTCACCTTCAATAACTT
The sequence above is a segment of the Solanum lycopersicum chromosome 10, SLM_r2.1 genome. Coding sequences within it:
- the LOC101254437 gene encoding uncharacterized protein translates to MKLKVVWRKVSDYVRYDLKEIAFPSSLPDPPHFKKRRKLSLKERYLVLKEASRLYAASWVRDIGPELRPNDYKKKREIEGELDGNGKEKEPSTLEDLAVAARGGMETLRPALQRVYMTRASAYKDALKSFIQGYQEGIQQTMEKTEDSKSSKDTDASNSKGLT
- the LOC101254746 gene encoding probable F-box protein At2g36090; the encoded protein is MTSSLHSPPITTTITTTVTEEDGSATGFADLHPYIIEAHILTRLDGPTLASTSCSSSTLHHLSSENHLWSRVCHSTWPSTATPRISHVISTFPDAGHRTFFSQSFSHPSSENKQIHDVESVSLTSLRSTIYIILSNFFSVCLFDRNRKQWIVQQTNSIASRSSSPPELISAVDIHYKNKAIFSNVQETETTSSWFQSSPFRIDMIDPKEVISTPIKHPSDDGTCTDLIDHMTLSWILIDPIGRRSINLSSFKSVSVQRHWLTGEVQVRFTSILTVDQKRGHVQCDIVVTCGGSEVGEMQVREVCLGVEDMDGTHLNGRESLVILQNVLEGKRGNGANRGEIGRKRYKEFLEMRRERKEKKLRREGALDSLCVAFGISIFVAFWCFLFCLSR
- the LOC101255044 gene encoding small RNA-binding protein 11, chloroplastic, producing the protein MAALRKLLLPKNTSVVISNSTIFLSRRGIASKLFVGGLSFYTTEKALSEAFSQHGQVIEAKIVTDRVSDRSKGFGFVTYASEDEAEKALQEMNGKPLNGRVVFVDYAKPKTDGGSTPIARGPPEPPVEQ